A window of Microcystis aeruginosa FD4 contains these coding sequences:
- a CDS encoding MAPEG family protein: MNQESLAFSDGSVNIARLFHTLTYLLGLQPWRTIAYAVGILCLFAMSWNIITVLLRLA; the protein is encoded by the coding sequence GTGAACCAAGAATCCCTCGCTTTCAGCGACGGGAGTGTCAACATAGCACGTCTGTTTCATACCTTAACCTATCTTCTAGGGTTACAGCCATGGCGAACTATTGCCTACGCAGTAGGAATCCTCTGTTTGTTTGCTATGAGCTGGAACATAATTACCGTTTTGTTGCGATTAGCTTAG
- a CDS encoding MAPEG family protein: protein MVGVRMLLVEQNWPLSLTNKNLSGEYLSKAMEFEKKLMENALDWYSLCVVVLFLKMFATSAYQGFYRLSRRVFLNPEDAQVFQKHPAAEELPQVRRASKAWLNDLENIPIFCSLGIAYVFLGAPPKYASWLFSIFT from the coding sequence ATGGTTGGGGTTCGGATGCTGCTAGTGGAGCAAAATTGGCCTTTGAGTTTGACCAACAAGAATTTATCAGGAGAGTATCTGTCTAAGGCAATGGAATTTGAGAAGAAATTGATGGAAAATGCTCTTGACTGGTATTCCTTGTGTGTTGTTGTCTTATTTTTGAAAATGTTCGCCACTTCAGCATATCAAGGTTTTTATCGTCTTAGCCGGCGTGTCTTTCTCAATCCAGAAGATGCCCAAGTCTTTCAAAAACATCCTGCAGCCGAAGAATTACCGCAAGTCCGACGTGCATCCAAAGCTTGGCTCAATGACTTGGAGAACATCCCTATCTTTTGTAGTCTTGGAATAGCTTATGTCTTCCTTGGAGCGCCTCCCAAGTATGCCAGTTGGCTATTTTCGATTTTTACCTGA
- a CDS encoding cupin-like domain-containing protein → MKPNTPVVFRGAAKHWEAVKIWTPEFFASNYGNEMVSTRVRANELNEEALRYIDIPLSEVVENIKNGGTYYPGHTEDLFNRNPALREALDLKTLGKYLSMRQQRIMSTQLFLSGGGVRSAWHATGGPNLFTMVYGRKEWTLVHPQHSMWMYPITRKDMFYVTTMIDWKKSLNEIEADGYPLYRYIPKFTTVLEPGDVLFSPQWWWHCVDTPEPSIGIASRAVNNLLVGHPLFSLMWITSNRFRQTVWTCLKDGWGSDAASGAKLAFEFDQQEFIRRVSV, encoded by the coding sequence GTGAAACCCAATACACCAGTTGTTTTTCGAGGAGCAGCAAAGCATTGGGAAGCAGTTAAAATTTGGACTCCTGAATTTTTTGCCTCAAATTATGGCAACGAAATGGTTTCTACTCGTGTACGTGCTAACGAACTCAATGAGGAAGCACTACGCTATATAGATATTCCATTGTCTGAGGTCGTAGAGAACATTAAAAACGGTGGCACTTATTATCCAGGACATACTGAGGATTTATTTAACAGAAATCCTGCTTTGCGTGAAGCACTGGATCTCAAAACACTTGGGAAATACCTTAGTATGCGACAACAGCGAATTATGTCAACCCAGCTTTTTTTATCGGGTGGAGGAGTTCGTTCAGCATGGCACGCCACAGGCGGACCTAATCTGTTTACGATGGTCTATGGGCGCAAAGAATGGACTTTAGTTCATCCACAGCACTCTATGTGGATGTATCCGATAACCCGCAAAGATATGTTTTATGTAACCACCATGATTGATTGGAAGAAAAGTCTCAATGAGATTGAAGCTGATGGCTATCCTTTGTATCGCTATATTCCCAAGTTTACGACAGTATTAGAACCAGGAGATGTTCTTTTTTCTCCCCAATGGTGGTGGCACTGCGTAGATACTCCCGAACCTTCTATTGGAATTGCTTCACGGGCTGTCAACAATTTACTTGTAGGACATCCATTGTTTTCCCTTATGTGGATTACCTCCAATCGATTTCGTCAAACCGTTTGGACTTGTTTAAAAGATGGTTGGGGTTCGGATGCTGCTAGTGGAGCAAAATTGGCCTTTGAGTTTGACCAACAAGAATTTATCAGGAGAGTATCTGTCTAA
- a CDS encoding ISAs1 family transposase, whose translation MASGFGLLVLNPKQEREAKVLRNSVLKHFQHLEDPRADRGRNHSLVSIITIAILAVLAGADGFVAIEAYGQAKQSWLETFLDLPNGIPSHDTFGRVLGMLEPKQLQSGFLAWIEEITEKLNIELIHIDGKTARNSYDREEKLKALHTVSAWSSEHGLVLAQEKVDSKSNEITAVPHLLQLLNLKGAIVTLDAMGTQTEIAQQIKSGAGDYVLALKGNQGKLFQQVEGWFDQAIAGDWQGIEYSYHEKVESGHHRLETRQIWVVPVSQLPPLHRQSLWPGLTTLVMVRSVRQLWNKTTTEIRFFISSLAADAQKQAEVIRRHWSIENSLHWVLDVTFNEDASRIRLGYGAENLGLLRRLSVNLLKREPSKMSLKMKRYKAGMNNDFMVKILAASAVDREGR comes from the coding sequence ATGGCATCCGGTTTTGGTCTCCTAGTTTTAAACCCCAAGCAAGAGCGAGAGGCAAAGGTTTTAAGAAACAGTGTCTTGAAACATTTTCAGCATCTAGAAGACCCGAGGGCGGACAGGGGGCGCAATCATAGCCTAGTCTCGATAATTACCATAGCTATCTTGGCGGTATTAGCTGGTGCCGATGGGTTTGTCGCCATAGAAGCCTACGGACAAGCCAAGCAATCTTGGTTGGAAACATTTTTAGACCTACCGAATGGCATACCTTCCCACGATACCTTTGGCAGAGTGCTAGGGATGCTAGAACCCAAGCAATTACAGTCAGGATTCCTGGCTTGGATAGAGGAAATCACCGAGAAATTGAACATAGAACTAATCCACATAGATGGGAAAACGGCCAGAAATTCTTATGACCGAGAGGAAAAGCTGAAAGCTTTGCACACCGTCAGTGCTTGGAGTAGCGAACATGGGTTAGTCTTAGCCCAAGAAAAAGTGGACAGTAAATCCAATGAAATTACCGCCGTGCCGCACCTGCTGCAATTGCTCAATCTCAAGGGAGCGATAGTCACCTTGGATGCCATGGGAACCCAGACTGAAATTGCCCAACAAATCAAGTCTGGGGCTGGAGATTACGTCTTAGCCCTCAAAGGCAATCAGGGCAAGCTCTTTCAACAAGTAGAAGGCTGGTTTGACCAAGCTATAGCCGGGGATTGGCAAGGGATTGAATACAGCTACCACGAAAAGGTGGAGTCGGGGCATCACCGGCTCGAAACCCGTCAAATTTGGGTAGTGCCAGTGTCTCAATTACCGCCCCTGCATCGGCAGAGTCTCTGGCCTGGCCTAACCACCCTAGTCATGGTTCGCAGTGTCCGCCAATTATGGAATAAAACTACGACAGAAATTCGCTTCTTCATCAGTAGTTTAGCAGCCGATGCCCAAAAACAGGCCGAGGTGATTCGCAGGCATTGGAGTATCGAAAATAGTCTCCATTGGGTACTCGATGTTACCTTTAATGAAGATGCCAGTCGGATTCGTCTAGGCTATGGAGCGGAAAACCTAGGTCTGTTGCGCCGTTTAAGTGTGAATCTGTTAAAGCGAGAACCCTCAAAAATGAGCCTAAAGATGAAACGGTATAAGGCAGGCATGAACAATGATTTCATGGTGAAAATCTTAGCCGCCAGTGCCGTTGACAGAGAGGGGAGGTAG
- a CDS encoding nucleic acid-binding protein yields the protein MNRLILLDSGRLGMVTNPKAKGLPLACQQWLKTLLKRGERFAIPEIADYEVRRELLRANLLKSVRRLDHLTQTLEYIPIQTDTMLLAANLWAEVRKRGQPTADPKALDGDVILAAQAQILANETAEVIIATTNVGHLSRFATALNWQDID from the coding sequence ATGAATCGCTTAATTTTATTAGATTCGGGTCGATTAGGTATGGTAACAAATCCCAAGGCCAAAGGACTTCCGCTCGCTTGTCAACAGTGGCTAAAAACGCTTCTAAAACGAGGTGAACGATTTGCGATTCCTGAGATTGCAGATTATGAAGTCCGTCGAGAACTGCTCCGTGCGAATTTATTAAAAAGTGTCCGTCGTCTCGATCATTTAACACAAACCCTTGAATATATTCCTATTCAAACAGATACCATGTTGTTAGCCGCAAATCTTTGGGCAGAAGTCAGAAAAAGGGGACAACCCACTGCCGATCCCAAGGCATTAGATGGGGATGTTATTCTAGCTGCTCAAGCACAAATATTGGCCAATGAGACGGCAGAAGTAATTATTGCAACAACAAATGTTGGTCATTTGAGCCGATTTGCTACAGCATTAAATTGGCAAGATATTGATTAA
- a CDS encoding type II toxin-antitoxin system Phd/YefM family antitoxin, which produces MIISLKEAQAKLPELIDNLKLGEELLITDNNRPIAQLIGQIPTSPQRPRPGLCQGMIAIVADDEEHLQDFLKT; this is translated from the coding sequence ATGATCATCTCTCTCAAAGAAGCCCAGGCTAAACTCCCCGAACTGATTGACAATCTCAAACTGGGGGAAGAATTGTTAATCACCGACAACAATCGTCCGATTGCCCAATTAATCGGGCAAATACCCACATCGCCCCAACGTCCGCGCCCCGGACTATGTCAAGGAATGATTGCCATCGTAGCTGATGACGAAGAACATTTGCAAGATTTTTTGAAAACTTAA
- a CDS encoding type II toxin-antitoxin system Phd/YefM family antitoxin encodes MTKLDIAQAKSDLSKLLDLAINGEEIVIMQGDEPVAKISPIKRPLKRGSAKGKVWMSDDFDEPLEDFQNSRE; translated from the coding sequence ATGACTAAATTAGATATAGCTCAAGCTAAATCCGATCTCTCAAAACTTCTCGATTTGGCAATTAACGGAGAAGAAATCGTTATTATGCAAGGCGACGAGCCAGTAGCCAAAATTTCCCCCATCAAACGACCCTTAAAACGAGGAAGTGCTAAGGGAAAAGTATGGATGAGCGATGACTTTGATGAACCTCTTGAAGACTTTCAAAATTCCAGGGAATGA
- a CDS encoding IS110-like element ISMae40 family transposase, with translation MTEEKTWVGIDVSKEVLDIYVLPQGLTLQQPNSDVGVQSLIEQLHPLSPSLVVVESTGGLERALVSGLQAATIPVAIANPRKVKGFATALGKAKTDKLDAQVIAQFARAVQPQPQPVVAPQAQQLSDLVRRRQQLVEMQVAEKNRLSRASETVQLDIKAHIEEIQQRIESLNEQIQSLAQQQADWQRKNEILQSVKGIGKVSSALCLAELPEMGTLSEKQIARLVGVAPINHDSGQHKGKRMISGGRTSVRCGLYMATLVAIRHNPVIRKFYERLLTNGKLKKVALVACMRKLLVILNAMIRDNKCWQAPA, from the coding sequence ATGACAGAAGAAAAAACATGGGTAGGGATCGATGTCAGTAAAGAGGTTCTAGATATCTACGTGTTGCCGCAAGGTCTGACCTTGCAACAACCCAACAGCGACGTTGGCGTTCAATCGCTGATTGAACAATTACATCCTCTCTCACCGAGTTTGGTGGTGGTGGAATCGACGGGTGGATTAGAGCGCGCACTCGTATCGGGCTTACAAGCCGCCACAATACCGGTAGCGATCGCCAACCCCCGCAAGGTCAAAGGGTTTGCGACGGCATTGGGGAAAGCAAAAACGGACAAATTGGACGCACAGGTAATCGCTCAATTCGCACGAGCCGTGCAACCCCAACCCCAACCCGTGGTTGCCCCCCAAGCCCAACAATTGAGCGACCTAGTACGACGACGACAGCAGTTGGTGGAGATGCAGGTGGCGGAGAAAAACCGCCTCAGTCGTGCGTCTGAGACGGTGCAACTAGATATCAAAGCCCATATTGAGGAAATCCAACAGCGTATTGAAAGCCTCAACGAGCAGATTCAGTCCCTCGCCCAACAGCAAGCCGATTGGCAACGCAAAAATGAAATCTTACAATCCGTTAAAGGGATCGGCAAAGTTTCATCTGCCCTATGTTTGGCGGAATTACCCGAGATGGGAACACTCTCGGAAAAACAGATTGCCCGGCTGGTCGGGGTCGCTCCTATCAACCACGATAGTGGCCAGCACAAGGGTAAACGCATGATTTCGGGGGGACGCACCTCGGTTCGCTGTGGCTTGTACATGGCCACATTGGTAGCCATTCGTCATAACCCGGTGATTCGGAAGTTCTACGAACGGTTGTTGACCAATGGCAAGTTGAAAAAGGTGGCCTTAGTTGCCTGTATGAGGAAATTGCTGGTTATCCTCAATGCCATGATTCGTGATAATAAATGCTGGCAAGCACCCGCTTAG
- a CDS encoding IS5-like element ISMae4 family transposase has protein sequence MFISKIMDYQNLSDEQFKRRFGVYKQTYRKMVESVKSVEADSNSPSKRGPKPKLSIEEQVLVTLEYWREYRTYFHIGTSWELSESTICRIVNKTEKMLLQSGNFRLKGKKALLNQAEIPVITVMDVTETPIERPQKKQKDFFSGKRGYHTLKSQLVADQNTEEIICVFCGKGRGHDFSLFKKSRVRFHPLTTSIEDSGYQGIAAYHSNSYTPKKKSKNRKLTELEKEYNKALAKERIIIEHINRKLKIFKILSCKYRNRRRRYSLRVNLLAAIYNCELGIGIAAS, from the coding sequence ATGTTTATTAGCAAAATTATGGATTATCAAAACTTATCAGATGAACAATTCAAACGCCGTTTCGGTGTGTATAAACAAACATATAGAAAGATGGTAGAATCAGTAAAAAGTGTTGAAGCCGACTCTAATTCACCATCTAAAAGGGGACCGAAACCTAAACTATCTATAGAAGAACAAGTTTTAGTAACGTTAGAATATTGGCGAGAATATAGAACATATTTTCACATTGGTACAAGCTGGGAACTATCAGAATCAACTATATGTCGGATTGTAAATAAGACGGAAAAAATGCTTTTACAATCGGGAAACTTCCGTTTAAAAGGAAAAAAAGCTTTACTCAATCAAGCAGAGATACCGGTCATAACGGTAATGGATGTAACGGAAACTCCCATTGAACGCCCCCAAAAGAAACAGAAAGATTTTTTTTCGGGTAAAAGAGGTTATCATACTTTAAAATCCCAATTAGTAGCTGATCAAAATACCGAGGAAATTATCTGTGTCTTTTGTGGGAAAGGTAGAGGTCATGATTTTAGTTTATTTAAAAAAAGTCGAGTTCGTTTTCATCCTTTAACTACCAGCATAGAAGACAGTGGTTATCAGGGAATAGCTGCATACCATAGTAATAGTTATACACCGAAAAAGAAATCGAAAAATAGAAAATTAACAGAGTTAGAAAAAGAGTATAACAAGGCTTTAGCCAAAGAAAGGATTATCATTGAACATATAAATAGGAAACTCAAAATCTTTAAAATCTTATCCTGTAAATATCGGAATCGTCGTCGAAGATATAGTTTAAGAGTTAACTTGTTGGCGGCTATTTATAACTGTGAGTTAGGGATAGGTATAGCAGCTTCTTAA
- a CDS encoding nucleotidyltransferase family protein — MTPLTEEQKQEIITEVLAARANRKQFLLEMKQRQQAGLKIAQKCANLLKEKYGVTKVVLFGSLLNDEEITPHSDLDLAVWDLPEKDYFKAIAELDNGQDFEVDLVEVQKAHSYILEAIAQGIEL, encoded by the coding sequence ATGACACCGTTAACTGAAGAACAAAAACAAGAGATTATTACTGAAGTTTTAGCAGCGAGAGCAAACCGTAAACAATTTCTCTTAGAGATGAAACAACGGCAACAAGCAGGGTTAAAAATTGCTCAAAAATGTGCTAATCTCCTTAAAGAGAAGTATGGAGTCACGAAAGTTGTTTTATTTGGTTCATTGTTAAATGATGAAGAAATAACTCCCCATTCTGATCTTGATTTAGCGGTTTGGGATTTACCAGAGAAAGATTATTTTAAAGCGATCGCAGAATTAGATAATGGACAGGATTTTGAGGTGGATTTAGTAGAAGTTCAAAAGGCTCATTCCTATATTTTAGAGGCAATTGCTCAGGGGATTGAACTATGA
- a CDS encoding type II toxin-antitoxin system TacA family antitoxin: protein MSSKTKSKTPRNTLNLRIKREERNLIDMAAKVQGKNRTDFILEAARNAAEETLLERTIFWASPETYAEFIALLDAPPQPNERLRKTMQTIAPWEKE from the coding sequence ATGAGTAGTAAAACAAAAAGTAAGACTCCGCGTAATACCCTAAATTTGCGAATTAAGCGAGAAGAACGCAATTTGATCGATATGGCAGCCAAAGTGCAAGGTAAGAATAGAACTGATTTTATTTTGGAAGCCGCGCGGAATGCTGCGGAGGAAACTTTGCTCGAACGTACTATTTTTTGGGCTAGTCCAGAGACTTATGCAGAATTTATCGCACTTCTAGATGCACCACCTCAACCTAATGAACGTTTACGCAAAACCATGCAGACGATCGCACCTTGGGAGAAGGAATGA
- a CDS encoding GNAT family N-acetyltransferase, whose amino-acid sequence MNLTPPEPLASYHSITDFSCGITSLDDWLKRRAYANQASGATRTFVTCVDNRVVGYYALASGAISIQSANGKFRRNMPNPIPVVILARLAVDTSSQGQGLGRGLFRDGALRVVKAADTIGIRGIIVHAISEEAKNFYLALGFDVSPLEPMTLMITLNDLRACIA is encoded by the coding sequence ATGAATTTGACACCACCTGAACCTCTGGCTAGTTATCACTCAATCACTGATTTTTCCTGTGGAATTACTTCTCTTGATGATTGGTTGAAGCGTCGAGCTTATGCTAATCAAGCCAGTGGTGCAACTAGAACTTTTGTTACCTGCGTTGACAATAGGGTAGTTGGGTATTACGCCCTTGCTTCCGGGGCGATTAGTATACAATCAGCTAATGGTAAATTTCGGCGGAATATGCCTAACCCAATTCCAGTGGTAATTTTGGCACGATTGGCAGTAGATACTTCTTCCCAAGGTCAAGGTTTAGGACGCGGTTTATTTCGTGATGGTGCGCTACGGGTTGTTAAAGCGGCTGATACCATTGGTATTCGGGGAATTATTGTTCATGCTATTTCAGAAGAAGCTAAGAATTTTTATTTGGCTTTAGGTTTTGATGTGTCTCCTCTTGAACCGATGACGTTGATGATTACTCTTAATGATTTACGCGCTTGTATTGCTTAG
- a CDS encoding ISAzo13-like element ISMae28 family transposase (programmed frameshift), which produces MELTDSLKKLLSETALQLKGAAKRRFMAQTVLELGYGGQTLAAQELGWNLTTIRQGIKELKRGIICVDNHSAKGRKKAEEHLPFLLENIKSLVDSQSQTDPSFKSQRLYVRLSAAEVRKQLISKYGYSDEDLPSEETIRVKLNNLGYRLKRVAKVLPQKKFPETEAICEELANINREADEDPTMLRLSLDAKARVNIGLLDRGGKNRITVETNDHDFNPKTTLTPYGIFIPEFDELFLYFTASTVTRDFIVDILEDFWESEKSRFEKIKTLIINQDNGPENNSRRTQFMKRIVEFSQKYQVNIRLAYYPPYHSKYNPIERTWAVLENPWNGSILDEIETALKFAQTMTWKGKHPIVKLITETYEKGVKLTKKARGKIEEKIERLTESTNQDFPDLGQWFIDIYYDKT; this is translated from the exons ATGGAATTAACTGATTCCCTCAAGAAATTGCTCAGTGAAACTGCACTTCAATTAAAAGGTGCAGCTAAAAGAAGATTCATGGCGCAAACAGTCTTAGAATTAGGCTATGGGGGACAAACCCTTGCTGCACAGGAGTTAGGCTGGAATCTAACTACTATTCGTCAAGGAATTAAAGAACTAAAAAGAGGTATTATTTGTGTTGATAATCATTCAGCTAAGGGGCGGAAAAAAGCAGAAGAACATTTACCTTTTCTCTTGGAAAACATCAAAAGTTTAGTGGATTCTCAAAGCCAAACTGACCCAAGTTTTAAAAGCCAAAGGCTTTATGTGAGACTGAGTGCGGCCGAAGTCCGAAAGCAATTAATCTCTAAATATGGGTACAGTGATGAGGATTTACCGAGCGAGGAAACTATTCGGGTTAAATTAAATAACTTAGGTTATCGTCTGAAAAGAGTCGCTAAAGTTTTACCTCAAAAAAAAT TTCCAGAAACCGAGGCAATCTGTGAGGAATTAGCTAACATTAATCGGGAAGCGGATGAAGACCCTACGATGTTACGTCTTAGTTTAGATGCCAAAGCCCGTGTTAATATTGGACTGTTGGATCGAGGAGGTAAGAATAGAATAACTGTCGAAACAAACGATCATGATTTTAATCCGAAAACAACCCTAACCCCTTACGGAATATTTATTCCAGAATTTGATGAGTTGTTTTTGTATTTCACTGCCTCCACAGTCACCCGTGACTTTATTGTTGATATATTAGAAGATTTCTGGGAGTCGGAAAAATCTCGTTTTGAGAAAATTAAAACTTTGATAATTAATCAAGATAATGGCCCAGAAAATAATTCGAGACGAACTCAGTTTATGAAACGTATAGTTGAGTTTTCCCAAAAATATCAAGTTAATATACGTTTAGCTTACTATCCCCCCTACCATAGTAAATATAATCCTATTGAACGAACCTGGGCTGTGTTAGAAAACCCTTGGAATGGGAGTATTTTAGATGAAATCGAAACCGCTTTGAAATTCGCCCAAACTATGACTTGGAAAGGAAAACACCCGATTGTTAAGTTGATTACTGAAACTTACGAAAAAGGAGTAAAGCTTACTAAAAAAGCCAGGGGAAAAATCGAAGAAAAAATCGAACGTCTCACAGAATCAACGAATCAAGACTTTCCCGATTTGGGGCAATGGTTTATTGATATTTATTATGATAAGACCTAG
- a CDS encoding ABC transporter permease: MEILENLKMAFSALMGNKLRSGLTMLGIAIGNASVIALVGVGEGAQKVAIEQFEALGPNVLFVSTSSRNVRRTIPNPRPLTYEDAQAIASQVPAIAAISPELSGTRILSFGNRTSNSPLIGVGAEYLNVRNRQLSKGRFIMESDLKRDNRVIVLGSELAKNLFGNRNPVGENLRIGNLSFQVIGVLQAKGSLFETNQDDRALIPLTTMSNQVQGRRAIFGIPLTHISVLAKNSAQIKAAQFQISNLLQMRHQVSDENYVQIFPQTAVLEMAKETNDSLTRMLASIASISLFVGGIGVMNIMLVSVTERTQEIGLRKALGAKEGDIKGQFLIESVILATTGGIIGIFVGIQGMYLAGIFAALTTSVSIPAIILALGVSSAIGLIFGVVPAHRAAKLEPIVALRRL; the protein is encoded by the coding sequence ATGGAAATACTCGAAAACCTGAAAATGGCTTTTTCCGCTTTGATGGGCAATAAACTGCGTAGTGGTCTAACCATGCTAGGAATTGCTATCGGTAACGCCTCCGTCATTGCCCTAGTGGGAGTGGGTGAAGGAGCGCAAAAAGTTGCTATCGAGCAGTTTGAAGCGCTCGGTCCGAATGTTTTATTTGTTTCCACCTCCTCGCGCAATGTCCGGCGGACAATTCCTAATCCCCGGCCCCTCACCTACGAAGACGCTCAAGCGATCGCATCTCAAGTTCCCGCCATTGCCGCCATTTCTCCCGAATTGAGCGGTACAAGAATCTTATCCTTCGGTAATAGAACCAGTAATAGCCCCCTGATCGGGGTGGGAGCCGAGTACCTAAACGTGCGTAACCGTCAACTATCTAAAGGTAGATTTATTATGGAATCTGACCTGAAACGGGATAATCGCGTGATAGTCTTGGGATCGGAATTAGCTAAAAATCTCTTTGGTAATCGCAATCCCGTCGGCGAAAATCTTCGCATCGGCAATCTTAGTTTTCAAGTCATTGGAGTTTTGCAGGCGAAAGGCTCCTTATTTGAGACTAATCAGGACGATCGAGCCTTAATTCCCCTAACTACCATGTCTAATCAGGTTCAAGGCCGCAGAGCTATCTTTGGCATTCCCCTAACTCATATTTCTGTCTTGGCCAAAAACTCCGCCCAAATTAAAGCCGCCCAGTTTCAGATTAGCAACCTGCTGCAAATGCGTCATCAGGTCAGCGATGAGAATTATGTGCAGATTTTCCCCCAAACCGCAGTCTTAGAAATGGCCAAAGAAACTAACGATAGTTTAACTAGAATGTTAGCCTCGATCGCCAGTATTTCCCTTTTTGTCGGAGGAATCGGCGTCATGAATATTATGCTGGTGTCAGTCACGGAAAGAACCCAAGAAATCGGGTTAAGAAAGGCTTTAGGAGCCAAAGAAGGGGATATAAAAGGTCAATTTCTCATTGAATCGGTGATTTTAGCCACCACTGGCGGAATTATCGGGATTTTTGTCGGCATTCAAGGAATGTATCTAGCGGGAATTTTTGCCGCTTTAACTACCAGTGTCTCAATCCCCGCGATAATTCTCGCTTTAGGAGTTTCCAGTGCCATCGGTCTGATTTTCGGTGTTGTTCCCGCTCATCGTGCCGCTAAATTAGAGCCAATAGTTGCTTTGAGAAGATTATAG
- the trpA gene encoding tryptophan synthase subunit alpha translates to MTAVSECFRYLRSQGNCALIPFITAGDPDLSTTAQALRILDRAGADLIELGVPYSDPLADGPVIQAAATRALNRGVKLEDVLEIVKNAQGEVKAPIILFTYYNPIYHRGIDVFLDQIKAAGVSGLVVPDLPLEEAESLLQPAAAKGIEVILLVAPTSPRERLQAIALQSQGFIYLVSVTGVTGMRNQVATRVEELLDSIRSVTDKPVGVGFGISDPTQALQVKNWGADAVIVGSAMVKRLADNSPSDGLKSLEEFCHSLKQAIQ, encoded by the coding sequence ATGACTGCTGTTTCCGAGTGTTTTCGTTATCTTCGTTCCCAGGGCAATTGTGCCTTGATTCCCTTTATTACTGCCGGTGATCCCGATTTGTCCACTACTGCCCAAGCTTTACGTATTTTAGACCGGGCAGGGGCCGATCTGATCGAGTTGGGGGTTCCCTATTCCGATCCTCTTGCGGATGGTCCGGTGATTCAAGCGGCAGCCACCCGCGCTTTAAATCGGGGTGTCAAGTTGGAAGATGTGCTAGAAATTGTCAAAAATGCCCAGGGAGAGGTGAAGGCTCCCATTATTCTCTTTACTTACTATAATCCGATCTATCATCGCGGGATAGATGTCTTTTTAGACCAAATTAAAGCAGCTGGGGTGAGTGGTTTGGTGGTTCCTGATTTACCCCTAGAGGAAGCGGAAAGTCTGCTGCAACCAGCTGCTGCTAAGGGAATTGAAGTGATTTTATTGGTAGCGCCTACCAGTCCCCGCGAACGCCTACAAGCGATCGCCCTGCAATCGCAAGGTTTTATTTATCTGGTTAGTGTCACGGGAGTGACGGGAATGCGGAACCAAGTGGCCACCAGAGTGGAGGAATTGCTCGATTCTATTCGTTCTGTCACCGATAAACCCGTGGGGGTAGGATTTGGCATTTCTGACCCGACACAGGCACTACAGGTCAAAAACTGGGGGGCTGATGCGGTAATTGTCGGCAGTGCCATGGTTAAACGTCTGGCCGATAATTCCCCCAGCGATGGGTTAAAATCCCTCGAAGAATTCTGCCATAGTTTAAAACAGGCGATTCAGTGA